In Tachysurus vachellii isolate PV-2020 chromosome 1, HZAU_Pvac_v1, whole genome shotgun sequence, a genomic segment contains:
- the chrng gene encoding LOW QUALITY PROTEIN: acetylcholine receptor subunit gamma (The sequence of the model RefSeq protein was modified relative to this genomic sequence to represent the inferred CDS: deleted 2 bases in 1 codon) produces MCNLEGALHGDLMRGYKKNIRPVEKNEEITEVKIKNGEWVIKHRPAKKVVNERYSQDELDYQEIIFFLIIQRKPLFYIINIIVPCVLFSSLGLLVYFLPAKAGGQKCTMSITILLAQTVFHFLIAKKVPETSQAMPLIGKYLMFVMSVTAITVKNCVVVLNVSLRTPNTHPLTNKVRKVLLNIFPRVLGMGMHRWTPQSGPSADDITNKYTVPLRRHSSLGLIVVKADEYMLKMARSELMFSKLKERDGLMRSTLQKIRHGLGCDSEINLKHRIAVLKSICAECNLTGEKHFWYEHCKCLFSLQENEEWFLVARVIDRLCFITMALLFTLGTIGIFLMGHFNQAPALPFPGDAKKYLSETFTANITHLH; encoded by the exons CCAGTCGAGAAGAATGAAGAGATCACAGAGGTCAAAATCA AGAATGGTGAATGGGTAATTAAGCATCGGCCAGCTAAGAAGGTGGTAAATGAGAGGTACAGCCAAGATGAGCTGGACTACCAGgagattattttctttctcatcaTCCAGAGGAAGCCACTATTctacatcatcaacatcattgtGCCCTGtgtgctcttctcttctcttggaCTGCTTGTCTACTTCCTGCCAGCTAAAG ctgGAGGACAGAAATGTACCATGTCCATTACTATCCTGCTTGCGCAGACTGTCTTCCACTTTCTCATTGCAAAGAAGGTTCCGGAAACCTCTCAGGCTATGCCCTTGATTGGCAA GTATTTGATGTTTGTGATGTCTGTGACTGCAATCACAGTGAAGAACTGTGTAGTAGTATTGAATGTCTCCCTGCGAactcctaacacacacccactaACCAATAAAGTCAGGAAG GTACTGTTAAACATTTTTCCTCGGGTGCTGGGGATGGGGATGCATCGCTGGACACCGCAAAGTGGACCGAGTGCAGATGacataacaaacaaatatactgtCCCTCTGAGGAGACACAGCTCACTAGGATTAATA GTAGTGAAGGCAGATGAGTACATGCTGAAGATGGCACGCTCTGAGTTGATGTTCAGcaaactgaaagagagagatggtctCATGAGGAGTACCCTGCAGAAGATCC GACATGGCCTAGGTTGTGACAGTGAGATCAATT TAAAACATCGTATAGCCGTATTGAAATCAATTTGTGCAGAATGTAATTTAACTGGAGAGAAGCACTTCTGGTATGaacactgtaaatgtttgtTCTCTTTGCAGGAGAATGAGGAGTGGTTCCTGGTTGCCCGAGTGATTGACAGACTCTGCTTCATCACTATGGCCTTGTTGTTTACACTGGGCACCATTGGAATCTTCCTCATGGGACATTTTAACCAAGCTCCAGCACTTCCATTTCCTGGAGACGCCAAAAAATATCTCTCTGAGACATTTACAGCAAACATCACACATCTGCATTGA